Part of the Rhizobium sp. WYJ-E13 genome is shown below.
GAGATGCCGCCGAACGCACGTATGTCGCTTGCCCAGCAATTGCTGGTGCGCGCGCTGATCGCCCGCTTTTGGACGAACCCCGCCGACGGCAAGTTCGTCCGTTGGGGTACGACCCTGCACGACCGTTTCATGCTGCCGCACTTCGTCTGGACTGATTTCCTCGACGTGCTCGCGGACTTGCGCGAAAACGGCTTCGACCTCAGCCCCGAATGGTTCAAAGCGCAGCTTGAATTCCGCTTTCCTTTCTGCGGCGAGGTCGAATACGAGGGCTCGAAGCTGGAACTGCGCCAGGCGCTGGAGCCCTGGCACGTCATGGGCGAGGAAGGCGCGCCGGGCGGCACCGTCCGCTACGTCGACAGCTCCGTCGAGCGCCTTCAGGTTCGGCTCGAAACGAACAACGCCTCGCGCTACCCCGTCACCTGCAATGGCCGAATCGTACCATTGACGCCGACGGGCACATCGGGCGTGTCCGTCGCGGGCGTGCGTTTCAAGGCCTGGCAGCCGGCTTCCGGCCTGCACCCTGTACTGCCGGTGAATACGCCTTTGACTTTTGATATTTATGATACATGGTCGAAACGTTCGATCGGCGGCTGCATCTATCACGTTGCCCATCCGGGTGGTCGGAATTATGAAACCTTCCCGGTCAACGGCAACGAGGCGGAAGCACGACGGCTTGCCCGTTTCGAACCGTGGGGACATACGGCGGGTGGTTATATTCCGCGCGCCGAAACGGTTTCGCCTGAATTCCCGCTGACGCTGGATCTGAGGCGGCCCGCTGGAATTTGAAGAAATTGGGTCTGATGGGCAAGAAGCCTGCACTGGAATTGAGGAACGAGATCGAAGAACGCCCCGGCGCGGATGCGGTCTTCGACTATGCTCCTCTACCCGGCATTGCCGACGAGATGGTGGACAACAACGGTGCGATCCGTCCCGTCTGGCAGCGTTTCCTCTCCCATCTGAACCTTATGCCGGAAAAGGATCTGACCGAGCGCTTCGCCCGCGCCGACCGCTACCTGCGCGATGCCGGCGTCTTCTACCGGGCTTACGGTGCCAAGGGCAGCGGCGAGCGCGCCTGGCCGCTCTCCCACATCCCGGTGCTGATCGACGAGCGCGAATGGCAGGTGCTTTCGGCAGGCCTCGTGCAGCGCGCCGATCTGCTCGAAGCGATGGTCGCCGATATCTATGGCGACAACAGGCTTGTTGAGGAGGGCATTGTTCCCCCAGCCCTCATCGCTGCCAACCCTGAATTCCAGCGGCCTCTGGTCGGCGTGAAGCCGGCAACCGGGCACTATCTGCATTTCTGCGCTTTCGAGATCGGCCGCGGACCCGATGGCAACTGGTGGGTGCTCGCCGACCGCACGCAAGCTCCCTCGGGCGCGGGATTCGCACTCGAAAACCGGGTGGCGACCACCCGATCCTTTTCCGACGTCTATGCTGAAACGCCGGTTCACCGCCTCGCCTCTTTCTTCGGTGCTTTCCGCGACGCCCTGCAGACGATGAAACATTCGGGCGACGACCGCATCGCGGTTCTGACCCCCGGCCCGGCCAACGAAACCTACTACGAGCATGCCTATATCGCTCGCTACCTCGGTTTCATGCTGCTTGAAGGCGAGGATCTGACCGTCGTCAACGGTCGCGTCATGGTCCGCACTGTCGCCGGCCTGAAGCCGATCGGCGTACTCTGGCGTCGTCTCGATTCCGCCTACGCCGATCCCCTGGAATTGAACCAGAATTCGCATATCGGCACGCCTGGCCTTGTCGAAGCGCTACGCGCCGAAACCGTCACCATCGTCAATGCGCTCGGCACCGGCGTTCTTGAGACGCGTGCCTTGCTTGCCTTCATGCCCGCCGTCTGTCGTGCGCTGCTGGGCGAAGATCTTCGCCTGCCGTCCATTGCCACATGGTGGTGCGGCCAAAAGGATGAGCGCGATCATGTGGCTGCCAATATCGAGAAGATGGTGATCGGCCCGGCCTATTCCCGCGCACCCTTCTTCGATGACGGCGGCGAATCCGTTCTCGGCTCGTCGCTTCGCGCCACGGCCAAGGATTCGATTTCGGGCTGGTTGGCGAGCGACGGCGCAAAACTTGTCGGTCAGGAAGTCGTTACCCTCTCCACAACCCCCGCCTGGGTCAACGGCAAGCTGACCCCGCGGCCGATGTCATTGCGCGTCTTCGCCGCGCGCACCGCCAACGGCTGGCAGATCATGCCCGGCGGCTTTGCTCGCATCGGCTCGGGAGACGATGCCGCCGCCATCGCCATGCAGTCCGGCGGCGCCGCCGCCGACGTCTGGATCGTCAGCGACAAGCCGGTCGAGCGCCACACTCTCCTGCCCGCCGAAGGCAGCTTCACCCGCAACATGCCGGGGAGCCTGCCGAGCCGCGCGGCCGACAACCTCTTCTGGCTGGGCCGCTATATCGAGCGCGCAGAAGGGGCGCTGCGCATCCTGCGCGCCTGGCATGCGCGTTACGCCGAGGCGGCCGACCCGAACCAGCCGCTGCTGGCAGACGTCACCGAATATCTGGCCGCGGTCGATATCGACACGGCCGAACCGGTGCCGGAATCGCTGCTGCGCAATATCGATAGCGCCGTCTATTCGGCGAGCAATATCCGCGACCGCTTCTCGCCCGATGGATGGTTGGCCCTGAACGATCTCGCCAAGACCGCCCGCCGTTTCCATACGACGATTACATCAGGCGACGACGCCAGCCATGCGATGACCATCCTGCTGCGAAAGCTTGCCGGCTTCGCCGGTCTCGTGCACGAAAACATGTACCGCTTCACCGGCTGGCGTTTCCTCTCGCTCGGCCGATACATCGAGCGCGGGCTGCACATGACGCGTCTTCTCGGTCACATGTCCGGCCCGGAAGCACCCGATGGCGCGCTCGATATGCTGCTCGAAATCGGTGATAGCGTCATGACCCACCGCCGCCGCTACAATGTGAACACCGCGCGGCTGACGGTGACCGACCTCCTGGCGCTCGATCCGCTCAACCCGCGCTCGATCCTCTTCCAGATGAACGAGATCCATCGCGAGGTCGAACAGCTGCCGAATGCCTTCATCAACGGCCAGATGTCGCCTTTCTATCGCGAGGCGATGCGCCTGCATTCCGGCCTCGCCGTCATGACGCCGGAAACGATGAGCGGCGATGTCTATCACCGGCTGGAGCATGAGTTGGAACACCTCTCCGACCTCCTGGCGCAGACCTATCTCGGATGACGGCCGTGCTCTACGATCTCACTTTGCATATGGGCTATGCCTACGACACGCCGGCATCTGGCGCGCGCCACATCATGCGCCTCATGCCGCTCTCGCTGCCGAACCGCCAGCGCCTTGTCGCAGGCTCGATCAGCATTTCGCCGCAGCCGGACGAACAGTCCCATTTCGTCGACTTCTTCGAACATCCGGCCACATCCTTCCTGCTGCGCTCGCCACATGAAACGCTCGATATCCGGATGCAGGCCCGTGTGCAGGTCGAAAGCCAAGCCATATCGGCGGACTTCTCGCCGCTGCTGGCCGAGCTCCCGGAGGACGTCGCCGGAATCTGGTCACTCGATCCGGGATCGCCCCACCATTTCCTTGGCGACAGCCCGCGCCTGACCGAAACCAAGATCATCAGTGAGTACGCAAGGACCTGTATCCAGCCTTCGCTGACGGTGATGCAGATCGCCTATGCGCTTTGTGCCCGCATCAACGAGGATTTCACCTACGATTCGGAAGCGACGAGTGTCGAGACGACGCCGCTGGAAGCCTTCAAGCTGAAGCGCGGAGTCTGCCAGGATTTCACTCATATCATGATCCTTGCATTGCGCAGCCTCGGCATTCCCGCCGGCTACGTTTCCGGCTTCCTGCGCACCATCCCGCCACCGGGCAAGGAACGGCTGGAGGGGGCCGATGCCATGCATGCATGGGTGCGCGTCTGGTGCGGCGAGACGGCCGGCTGGATCGAGCTCGACCCCACCAACAATATCGCCGCCGGAACCGACCATATCGTCGTCGCCTACGGCCGCGACTATGCCGACGTCGCTCCCGTAATTGGTGTACTCAAAAGCTACGGAAGCCAGCGTTCCGTGCAGGCGGTAGATGTAATTCCGCTGAAATAATCCCGAAATAGGAAAAAATAGCCGGTTGCCTACAATTTTAGATACTGGGTTTAGCGCCCATTAAAGTCATCTGGTCCATCAGTAGCGTCTACATAGGGCTCCTTCGAACCGGTGGACATGATGAACACCCTGCATACGCTTTTTGATCGGCTGCGGCGCGACCGCGGCGGCAATTTCGGCATCATGACGGCCATCCTGCTGCCTGTGCTCGTCGGCGCAGCAGGCTTAGCGATCCAGGTCAGCGATATGTTACTCTCAAAGCAGCAATTGCAGGAGGCAGCCGACTCGGCTGCGCTCGCAACTGCGACCGCGCTGGCAAATGGCACGATCCAAACCTCGGAGGCCGAGGCCTTCGCGCAGAATTTCGTCGCCGGACAAATGGCGAACTACCTGCAAAGTGGTGTGGATATCAAGAACGCGACGGATGTCGATGTCCAGACAACGACATCGGGTAAGTCGACATCCTATCAGGTAACGGTTTCACCGAGTTACGATCTCGCGGTCAATCCGCTCATGCGAGCAGTCGGCTTCACGACGCAGCATCTTTCGACGTCGGGTACAACGGTCAGCGG
Proteins encoded:
- a CDS encoding circularly permuted type 2 ATP-grasp protein, with product MGKKPALELRNEIEERPGADAVFDYAPLPGIADEMVDNNGAIRPVWQRFLSHLNLMPEKDLTERFARADRYLRDAGVFYRAYGAKGSGERAWPLSHIPVLIDEREWQVLSAGLVQRADLLEAMVADIYGDNRLVEEGIVPPALIAANPEFQRPLVGVKPATGHYLHFCAFEIGRGPDGNWWVLADRTQAPSGAGFALENRVATTRSFSDVYAETPVHRLASFFGAFRDALQTMKHSGDDRIAVLTPGPANETYYEHAYIARYLGFMLLEGEDLTVVNGRVMVRTVAGLKPIGVLWRRLDSAYADPLELNQNSHIGTPGLVEALRAETVTIVNALGTGVLETRALLAFMPAVCRALLGEDLRLPSIATWWCGQKDERDHVAANIEKMVIGPAYSRAPFFDDGGESVLGSSLRATAKDSISGWLASDGAKLVGQEVVTLSTTPAWVNGKLTPRPMSLRVFAARTANGWQIMPGGFARIGSGDDAAAIAMQSGGAAADVWIVSDKPVERHTLLPAEGSFTRNMPGSLPSRAADNLFWLGRYIERAEGALRILRAWHARYAEAADPNQPLLADVTEYLAAVDIDTAEPVPESLLRNIDSAVYSASNIRDRFSPDGWLALNDLAKTARRFHTTITSGDDASHAMTILLRKLAGFAGLVHENMYRFTGWRFLSLGRYIERGLHMTRLLGHMSGPEAPDGALDMLLEIGDSVMTHRRRYNVNTARLTVTDLLALDPLNPRSILFQMNEIHREVEQLPNAFINGQMSPFYREAMRLHSGLAVMTPETMSGDVYHRLEHELEHLSDLLAQTYLG
- a CDS encoding transglutaminase family protein, whose product is MTAVLYDLTLHMGYAYDTPASGARHIMRLMPLSLPNRQRLVAGSISISPQPDEQSHFVDFFEHPATSFLLRSPHETLDIRMQARVQVESQAISADFSPLLAELPEDVAGIWSLDPGSPHHFLGDSPRLTETKIISEYARTCIQPSLTVMQIAYALCARINEDFTYDSEATSVETTPLEAFKLKRGVCQDFTHIMILALRSLGIPAGYVSGFLRTIPPPGKERLEGADAMHAWVRVWCGETAGWIELDPTNNIAAGTDHIVVAYGRDYADVAPVIGVLKSYGSQRSVQAVDVIPLK